A section of the Prochlorococcus marinus XMU1402 genome encodes:
- a CDS encoding Fur family transcriptional regulator — MSLSSQYNVITSPLGDGLHKDGKRLTPQRLKVLNLFENIGSGNHLSAEEVHEKLVKSSSKVSLATIYRTLRLLVQMGLLHELELSEGGHRYELLSNDTPDHHHLICIRCGRTEEFENEEVLEAGKVAAKINGFKLIESSLNVRAICPNCI, encoded by the coding sequence TTGTCATTATCCTCTCAATACAATGTCATCACATCTCCTCTTGGAGACGGTTTACATAAAGATGGGAAGAGGTTAACTCCTCAAAGGCTTAAGGTTCTTAATTTATTCGAAAATATTGGTTCTGGAAATCATCTTAGTGCTGAAGAGGTACATGAAAAATTAGTTAAATCAAGTTCCAAAGTTTCACTTGCAACAATTTATAGAACTTTAAGACTTTTAGTGCAAATGGGTTTGCTTCATGAATTAGAACTCAGTGAGGGCGGACACAGATATGAGTTGCTTAGTAATGACACTCCTGATCATCATCATTTAATTTGTATTAGGTGTGGTAGAACAGAAGAATTCGAAAATGAAGAAGTTTTAGAAGCAGGCAAAGTTGCAGCAAAAATTAATGGGTTTAAACTAATTGAATCCTCTTTAAACGTAAGAGCTATATGTCCTAATTGCATTTAA
- a CDS encoding hydrolase — MKGHEKSSDKLSPKVNALLIIDVQEKIIRSIFNKESITKNIKKLIDAYQILEENIFLSEQNPFKLGATIPDLLPKNGFKKVEKMEFSLANIKEFSEELKNKKITNLIVCGIETHICIQQTVLDCLQKGFVVVLIADAMSSRNRVDHEIALQRMIQKGAILTTTESIIFELCQTADRKEFKEIRNIIIR, encoded by the coding sequence ATGAAGGGACATGAAAAATCTTCTGACAAACTATCTCCAAAAGTGAATGCTTTACTAATCATAGATGTTCAGGAAAAAATTATAAGATCAATATTTAACAAGGAATCAATAACCAAAAACATCAAAAAGCTAATAGATGCCTACCAAATTTTAGAAGAAAACATTTTTTTATCTGAACAGAACCCATTCAAATTGGGTGCAACGATACCTGATTTATTGCCTAAAAATGGATTTAAAAAAGTTGAAAAAATGGAATTTAGCTTAGCTAACATAAAAGAATTTTCAGAAGAACTTAAAAATAAGAAAATTACAAATTTGATAGTTTGTGGTATCGAAACGCATATTTGCATTCAACAAACAGTCTTAGATTGTTTACAAAAAGGATTTGTAGTTGTTCTCATAGCAGATGCTATGAGCAGTCGAAATAGGGTAGATCATGAAATAGCATTGCAGAGAATGATTCAGAAGGGAGCGATCTTAACAACTACTGAATCAATAATTTTTGAATTATGCCAAACTGCGGATAGAAAAGAATTTAAAGAAATTAGAAATATAATAATTAGATAA
- the arsS gene encoding arsenosugar biosynthesis radical SAM (seleno)protein ArsS (Some members of this family are selenoproteins.) codes for MKEKFPSIYKEPIETLQINIGYKCNQACKHCHVNSSPLRTEKMSNEIISLIPKIIDKYKIRTLDITGGAPELHPEFKNLIASLSTKQVDIIDRCNLTIFFEEGYEDLPQFLAKNKVIVTASLPCYEKDNVEFQRGLGVFEKSINAIKILNDLGYGKKENGLQLNLVYNPVSPILPPSQKILEKDYKKILFEKYNIVFNNLYTITNMPINRYEESLRREGKLNIYYKLLKENFNENNLENLMCKKTISVNWLGEIYDCDFNQQINFRENKGPKTLFDLLDESFTFDYRVAVKEHCFACTAGAGSSCGGTLS; via the coding sequence ATGAAAGAAAAATTCCCCTCAATATATAAAGAACCTATAGAAACATTGCAAATCAATATAGGTTATAAATGCAATCAGGCTTGTAAGCATTGTCATGTTAATTCAAGTCCTCTAAGGACTGAAAAGATGTCCAATGAAATAATATCTCTCATTCCAAAAATAATTGATAAGTACAAAATCAGGACTTTAGATATAACAGGTGGCGCGCCAGAACTTCATCCAGAATTTAAAAACCTAATAGCTAGTTTGAGCACAAAACAAGTTGATATTATTGATAGATGCAATTTAACAATTTTCTTTGAAGAAGGTTATGAAGATCTTCCTCAATTTCTTGCAAAAAATAAAGTAATAGTTACTGCTTCGCTACCGTGTTATGAAAAAGATAATGTTGAGTTTCAAAGGGGTCTTGGGGTTTTTGAAAAAAGTATTAATGCTATAAAAATTCTTAATGATTTAGGCTATGGAAAGAAAGAAAATGGATTGCAATTAAATCTTGTTTACAATCCTGTAAGCCCAATTCTTCCACCTTCTCAGAAAATATTGGAAAAAGATTATAAAAAAATACTATTCGAAAAATATAATATTGTTTTTAATAACCTATATACAATAACTAATATGCCAATAAATAGATATGAAGAATCTCTAAGAAGAGAAGGGAAACTAAATATTTATTACAAATTACTAAAAGAAAATTTCAATGAAAATAATTTAGAAAATCTTATGTGCAAAAAAACTATTAGTGTAAATTGGCTTGGAGAAATTTATGATTGTGACTTTAATCAACAGATAAATTTCCGAGAGAATAAAGGACCAAAAACACTTTTTGATTTATTGGATGAGTCATTTACTTTTGACTACAGGGTAGCTGTAAAAGAACATTGTTTTGCCTGTACTGCAGGTGCAGGATCAAGTTGCGGTGGAACTTTAAGTTAA